From Canis lupus baileyi chromosome X, mCanLup2.hap1, whole genome shotgun sequence:
GCCCATAgggtggagttgggggtggggtctAGGGGGTTGGAGAGGGGCCCTGCGGGGGTTGGGGGCGGGTAGGGTTGGGAGCCTGGAGGCCTAGCGGGATGAGAGGGCCTGAAACGGGAGAGCTAAGGAAGGTTGGACTGTAAGATTgacaagaaagaaatgagggCCCACAGGGCTCTTGGGAGTCGGAAGCCCTGAAGGGTGGAACTGTTGGGAAACAGGGCTGGCAGGAGTTATTTGCCGGGCTGGGGGACCCTGAAGCGGGGAGGGGAAACCAAAGCTCTTGGGGCGCGGGATTGAGTGGATGGTGGTCCGAGAGGCTTGGAGGCTGGGCagccctcccccccaacccccgtcTGCTGGGCTAGCTTAGTCCCATTGTCCTTGCAGGTACATGCGCCCGCTGCACACCCTCCTAAGCGCGCTGGTAGTGACGGTGGCCCTTGGTGTGCTGGTGTGGGCGGCTGAGACTCAAGCAGCTGTGCGCCGCTGCCGTCGCAGCCACCCCGCCGCCTGCCTGGCTGcagtgcttgccttcggcctcCTTGTTCTCTGGGCCGTGGGCGGCGCTTGCACCTTCCTGCTCAGCATCGCAGGGCCCGTGCTTCGTGAGTATCCGCTACCCCGCGACGGCCCGGCCCGATAAGCGGCAGCGCTTGCGCGCAGTGGCAGGCCAGCCCTGCCCTAAGAGGGGGCTGGGACGCCAGGCGGGCATGGCCACACCCCCTTGACAAAGCGCTTTCCCTGGATTTGCCTTCCTTCTGGGAACACCCCTCTCATTACTGCCCTTTCAGGCCTCACTCTTGGTATTAAGTGTCTTCCACCCGCCACGTCCCTGTTACCCTATGCCCTCCCTAGCCACGCCCCTGTTGCGAGGCTCCTTCCTGGGCCACACTTTAAGATCAGAGGCATCCAGGCCACTGGCCACTCTATTGGCCTGCCTGTGCTCCAGTTCCCCACTCTGGGCCCCCATTGGCTAGAAGCTGAGGTCTCGTCCCACTGACCCCACTCCTCTCGGCACTGCCCGCAGTGATTCTGGTGCACGCCTCCCTGCGCCTGCGAAACCTCAAGAACAAGATCGAGAACAAGATTGAGAGTATTGGTCTCAAGCGGACGCCAATGGGGCTGCTACTGGAGGCGCTGGGACAAGAGCAGGAAGCTGGATCCTAGGAGTCTAGGATCTGTACCCAAGACCTGGAGAATGCCACCCCACCCTGACCAGTACCGGGACCCAGAGCCCTTTCCTAGCCCATAAAATTGAGGGGCCCATCTAGTTCAAAGAGCAGAGGACATGTGAGACCGCTCCCCCACCCAGGTCCAAAATTGGGATCTCTCTCCTACCCAGCCCCCATTACCTAGGGGACCACTCTTCCCCAGCCCTGAACTTGGGGCTTGGAGACCAGAGCATCCGTGGCCAGCCTCAAACTCTGGACCCAGAGATACTCCAACCCCCAGTCTGGGACCTGCCCATCTACCATGCTCATCCCCAAAGCTGGGATCTGGGACCAAGGCATTCTCTTGAACCCGGGATTAAGGCTCTTGACCCTACCCCAGCTTTGAAACCAGGTCAGGGCATTGCCAAATCTTGAACCCTGGCCCCAAGTGTTCCCAGCCCCCTTCAGGACAGG
This genomic window contains:
- the PRAF2 gene encoding PRA1 family protein 2 — protein: MSEVRLPPLRALDDFVLGSARLAAPDPCDPQRWCHRVINNLLYYQTNYLLCFLFSLALAGYMRPLHTLLSALVVTVALGVLVWAAETQAAVRRCRRSHPAACLAAVLAFGLLVLWAVGGACTFLLSIAGPVLLILVHASLRLRNLKNKIENKIESIGLKRTPMGLLLEALGQEQEAGS